A window of the Fusobacterium sp. JB019 genome harbors these coding sequences:
- the rpmF gene encoding 50S ribosomal protein L32, with amino-acid sequence MAVPKKKTSKAKKNMRRSHHAIAGTTLVTCEKCGATKRPHRVCLECGDYNGKQVLNSAE; translated from the coding sequence ATGGCAGTACCTAAGAAAAAGACTTCAAAAGCTAAAAAAAATATGAGAAGATCTCACCATGCAATTGCAGGAACTACTTTAGTTACTTGTGAAAAATGTGGAGCTACAAAAAGACCTCATAGAGTATGTTTAGAATGTGGAGACTATAACGGAAAACAAGTACTAAATTCAGCTGAGTAA
- a CDS encoding DUF177 domain-containing protein has product MKIELKDFITKDLKRFDLSLSDIEGIFLDGDVHINGSVSKVENEYIVEGSYSANIKSSCVRCLEDIVIKLEKKKFYGIFLKEEDYFNYQKSLSEKDIMISDNYFEIKNEEIDILEFIREQIILDIPLYPKCNGGCLDDTYLKKYGEDQPDPRWMGLLDIEIKN; this is encoded by the coding sequence TTGAAGATTGAATTAAAAGATTTTATCACAAAGGATTTAAAAAGATTTGACTTAAGTTTATCAGATATTGAGGGTATATTTTTAGACGGAGATGTCCATATAAATGGTTCGGTTTCTAAAGTTGAAAATGAATATATAGTTGAAGGAAGTTATTCAGCTAATATAAAATCTTCATGTGTAAGATGTCTAGAAGATATTGTTATAAAATTAGAAAAAAAGAAGTTTTACGGGATATTTCTAAAAGAAGAAGATTATTTTAATTATCAAAAATCATTGAGTGAAAAAGATATTATGATTAGTGATAATTATTTCGAAATTAAAAATGAAGAAATTGACATTTTAGAATTTATAAGAGAGCAAATTATTTTAGATATTCCTCTATATCCTAAGTGTAATGGAGGATGTTTAGACGATACATATTTAAAAAAATATGGAGAAGACCAACCAGATCCGAGATGGATGGGATTGTTGGACATTGAAATAAAAAATTAA
- the secY gene encoding preprotein translocase subunit SecY, translating into MTLMESFNTKLKGIMGIPELKARIVFTLLMFLVARVGTFIPAPGIDIERLTAMTSQNDLLGFINMFSGGAFQRISIFALGIVPYINASIVFSLLGVIIPKIEEIQKEGESGRNKINQWTRYVTILITIMQGIGVCVWLTSSGLVINPGFKFMLVTVTILTAGTVFLMWVGEQISVNGIGNGVSLLIFLNVISRGPSSIVQTIQLMKGSKFIIPVFIAVAIAAILTVTGIVIFQLGQRKIPVHYVGKGFGRQGGMAQNSYIPLKLNTSGVMPVIFASVLMMIPTLITKALPVTFPFRDYIVLIFNQKHPVYMILYALIIVFFSFFYTAIIFDPEKVADNLKQGGGTIPGIRPGEETVEYLEGVVTRITWGGAIFLAIIAILPMAIFTALGLPVFFGGTGIIIVVGVALDTVQQIDAHLVMKEYKGFL; encoded by the coding sequence TTGACTTTAATGGAAAGCTTTAATACGAAGTTAAAAGGAATCATGGGTATTCCTGAATTAAAAGCAAGAATTGTTTTTACCTTGTTGATGTTCCTTGTTGCTAGAGTGGGGACTTTTATCCCTGCTCCAGGCATAGACATAGAGAGATTGACAGCAATGACATCTCAAAATGACTTATTAGGGTTTATCAATATGTTTTCAGGGGGAGCTTTTCAAAGAATTTCTATTTTTGCTTTAGGAATAGTTCCATATATCAATGCGTCTATTGTTTTTAGTTTACTTGGAGTTATTATTCCTAAAATTGAAGAGATTCAAAAAGAGGGAGAATCAGGTAGAAATAAAATTAATCAATGGACAAGGTATGTGACAATACTAATAACTATAATGCAAGGAATAGGAGTTTGTGTTTGGCTTACATCCTCAGGATTAGTGATTAATCCAGGTTTTAAATTTATGCTAGTAACAGTAACAATACTTACAGCAGGAACAGTGTTTTTGATGTGGGTAGGAGAGCAAATATCAGTTAATGGTATAGGAAATGGTGTTTCTTTACTAATATTTTTGAATGTTATTTCAAGAGGACCATCTAGTATTGTTCAAACAATACAATTAATGAAAGGAAGTAAATTTATAATACCAGTTTTTATTGCTGTTGCAATAGCTGCAATACTAACTGTAACAGGAATAGTAATATTTCAACTTGGGCAAAGAAAAATCCCAGTACATTATGTTGGAAAAGGTTTTGGAAGACAAGGAGGAATGGCACAAAATTCATATATTCCATTAAAATTAAATACTTCAGGGGTTATGCCGGTAATTTTCGCTTCTGTATTAATGATGATACCAACATTAATAACAAAAGCTTTGCCAGTAACATTTCCATTTAGAGATTATATTGTTTTAATCTTTAATCAGAAACATCCTGTTTATATGATTTTATATGCATTAATAATAGTGTTCTTTTCATTTTTCTATACAGCTATAATATTTGATCCTGAAAAAGTAGCGGATAATTTAAAACAGGGTGGAGGAACTATCCCAGGAATTAGACCTGGTGAGGAAACTGTTGAATATTTAGAAGGTGTTGTAACAAGAATAACATGGGGAGGAGCAATCTTCTTAGCTATTATTGCTATTTTACCAATGGCAATTTTTACAGCATTAGGATTACCTGTTTTCTTTGGGGGAACAGGAATAATAATTGTTGTTGGAGTTGCTTTAGATACAGTTCAACAGATAGATGCCCATTTAGTTATGAAAGAATATAAAGGATTTTTATAA
- the rplO gene encoding 50S ribosomal protein L15, which yields MKLNELQPSVPRKNRKRVGRGESSGWGKTSGKGSNGQKSRSGGGTRPGFEGGQMPIIQRAPKRGFSNYPFKKEYAIINLDTLNRFEEGTVVTPEILFETGLVKKMLDGVKVLGNGTLDKKVSVKAHKVSKSAQKAIEAVNGVVEIIEVKTFADVAKNNK from the coding sequence ATGAAATTAAATGAATTACAACCTTCTGTACCAAGAAAAAATAGAAAAAGAGTAGGAAGAGGAGAATCTTCAGGTTGGGGAAAAACTTCAGGAAAAGGAAGTAATGGACAAAAATCAAGATCAGGTGGAGGAACTAGACCAGGTTTTGAAGGTGGACAAATGCCAATAATCCAAAGAGCTCCTAAGAGAGGATTCAGTAACTATCCATTCAAAAAAGAGTATGCTATTATTAATTTAGATACTTTAAACAGATTTGAAGAAGGTACAGTTGTAACTCCAGAAATATTATTTGAAACTGGATTAGTTAAAAAAATGTTAGACGGAGTAAAAGTTTTAGGAAATGGTACTCTTGATAAAAAAGTATCAGTAAAAGCTCACAAAGTTTCTAAATCTGCTCAAAAAGCAATTGAAGCTGTTAATGGAGTTGTTGAAATTATAGAAGTAAAAACTTTTGCAGACGTAGCTAAAAATAATAAATAG
- the ychF gene encoding redox-regulated ATPase YchF, protein MIGIGIVGLPNVGKSTLFNAITKAGAAEAANYPFCTIEPNVGMVTVPDERLEELSKIINPNRVVNATVEFVDIAGLVEGASKGEGLGNKFLSNIRGTAAICQVVRCFADENVVHVNGEVNPLRDINVINGELILADLETVERALEKNKKLLVAKNKEAMKLVPVLEKCLDHLNQEKLLKTLTLTEDEINLLKVYQFLTIKPMLFVTNVSEDDLADGNQYVDQVKEYAKNLNSEVVIVSAKVEEELQEMEEEDQAEFLESLGVQEAGLNRLIKAGFKLLGLQTYFTAGVKEVRSWTIKIGDSAPQAAGVIHTDFERGFIRAKVCSYEDFVKYSGWKGAQEAGVMRVEGKDYIVKDGDLMEFLFNV, encoded by the coding sequence ATGATAGGAATAGGAATAGTTGGGTTACCAAATGTAGGTAAGTCAACATTATTTAATGCAATAACAAAAGCAGGAGCAGCAGAAGCAGCTAATTATCCTTTTTGTACTATAGAGCCAAATGTAGGTATGGTAACAGTTCCAGATGAAAGATTAGAAGAATTATCTAAGATAATTAATCCTAATAGAGTTGTAAATGCAACCGTTGAATTTGTAGATATAGCTGGCTTAGTAGAAGGGGCTTCTAAAGGGGAAGGATTAGGAAACAAATTCTTGTCAAATATAAGAGGAACAGCGGCTATTTGTCAGGTTGTTAGATGTTTTGCTGATGAAAATGTAGTTCATGTAAATGGAGAAGTTAACCCATTAAGAGATATAAATGTAATTAATGGAGAGCTTATTTTAGCTGACTTAGAAACTGTTGAAAGAGCTTTAGAGAAAAATAAAAAATTATTAGTTGCTAAAAATAAAGAAGCAATGAAATTGGTTCCAGTTTTAGAAAAATGTCTAGATCATTTAAATCAAGAAAAATTATTAAAAACATTAACTTTAACAGAAGATGAAATAAATTTATTAAAAGTTTATCAGTTTTTAACTATCAAACCAATGCTGTTTGTTACAAATGTTTCAGAAGATGACTTAGCTGATGGAAATCAATATGTTGATCAAGTTAAAGAATATGCAAAAAATTTAAATTCTGAAGTAGTAATAGTTTCTGCCAAAGTTGAAGAAGAACTTCAAGAAATGGAAGAAGAAGATCAAGCTGAATTTTTAGAAAGTTTAGGAGTGCAAGAAGCGGGATTAAATAGATTAATAAAGGCAGGATTTAAATTGTTAGGATTACAGACTTATTTTACTGCTGGAGTTAAAGAAGTAAGATCTTGGACAATTAAGATAGGAGACTCTGCACCTCAAGCGGCAGGAGTAATACATACTGACTTTGAAAGAGGCTTTATAAGAGCTAAGGTATGCTCGTATGAAGATTTTGTTAAATATTCAGGATGGAAAGGAGCTCAAGAAGCTGGAGTAATGAGAGTGGAAGGTAAAGATTATATTGTTAAAGATGGAGATTTGATGGAATTTTTATTTAATGTATAA
- the plsX gene encoding phosphate acyltransferase PlsX: MKIVVDGMGGDKGSKEVLKGIKKALEEKKDIEIIVVGQENKLSEILKEMNFSDKRLTIVNADEIIKMDDEPVAAVREKKNSSINVGLGLVKKGEADAFVSAGNTGALISASQLKLRRIKGILRPAIATVFPSKKGKIVFMDVGATADTKPEYINQFAIMGTEFAKEILKIDFPKVSLLNIGSEEGKGNEVTRQAFDLLKENKEINFVGNIESREMMFGDVDVIVSDGFTGNMVLKTSEGVANYIFSVLKEEIKKSFFAKIGVIFLKKALKSMKNKLDSSEYGGALFLGLNGISIKAHGNSDYIGIKNAIIVADSFANNKFVEKLKNKINNN, translated from the coding sequence ATGAAAATAGTTGTAGATGGTATGGGCGGAGATAAAGGTAGTAAAGAAGTATTAAAAGGAATAAAGAAAGCGTTAGAAGAAAAAAAAGATATAGAGATAATCGTTGTTGGACAGGAAAATAAATTATCTGAAATATTAAAAGAAATGAATTTTTCAGATAAAAGATTAACTATAGTTAATGCAGATGAAATAATCAAGATGGATGATGAACCTGTAGCAGCAGTTAGAGAGAAAAAAAATTCTTCTATAAATGTAGGGTTAGGTTTAGTAAAGAAAGGAGAAGCGGATGCTTTTGTATCAGCAGGAAATACAGGAGCATTGATTTCAGCTAGTCAACTTAAATTAAGAAGAATAAAAGGAATATTAAGACCAGCAATAGCTACAGTATTTCCTTCAAAAAAAGGAAAAATTGTTTTTATGGATGTAGGAGCAACTGCGGATACAAAACCTGAGTATATAAATCAATTTGCAATTATGGGAACTGAATTTGCTAAAGAAATTTTAAAGATCGATTTTCCTAAAGTTTCTCTTTTAAACATAGGAAGTGAAGAAGGAAAAGGAAACGAAGTTACTAGACAAGCTTTTGATTTATTAAAAGAAAACAAAGAAATAAATTTTGTGGGTAATATAGAAAGTAGAGAAATGATGTTTGGAGATGTAGATGTTATTGTTTCTGATGGCTTTACAGGAAATATGGTTTTAAAAACAAGTGAAGGTGTTGCAAATTATATATTTTCGGTTTTAAAAGAAGAAATTAAGAAGAGTTTTTTTGCAAAAATAGGAGTAATTTTTTTGAAAAAAGCATTGAAAAGTATGAAGAATAAATTAGATTCATCTGAATATGGTGGAGCTTTATTTTTAGGTCTGAATGGAATTTCAATAAAAGCTCATGGAAATTCTGATTATATAGGTATAAAAAATGCTATAATAGTTGCAGATAGTTTTGCAAATAACAAATTTGTAGAGAAATTAAAAAATAAAATTAATAACAATTAA
- the rpmD gene encoding 50S ribosomal protein L30: MAKVKIRLAKSIIGRKPNHIATVKSLGLKKMNSVVEHEATPDIMGKIALVSYLLDVEEVQ; the protein is encoded by the coding sequence ATGGCAAAGGTTAAAATAAGACTTGCAAAAAGTATAATAGGAAGAAAGCCTAACCACATAGCAACTGTAAAGTCGCTAGGGCTTAAGAAAATGAATAGTGTAGTGGAACACGAAGCAACTCCAGATATTATGGGGAAAATAGCTTTAGTTTCTTATTTACTTGATGTAGAGGAGGTGCAATAA